Genomic window (Capricornis sumatraensis isolate serow.1 chromosome 1, serow.2, whole genome shotgun sequence):
gggaaaatgtggaaacacaCTAATCTAAGGCTCCTCtttgagaataaaaaataatatcagaCAATTTTTTCTGTAAGGAGATAATTAGCTCTAATCAAAAGGAGATTATGAAACTTATCCTTTGAACTTAAAAGAGCATTTTTCAGATGTTGGtctataaaatgataaaaaatagaaagaactaAACAAAGGTCTTTTGCTAACCAATTAATCATATTGAAATGAAGGTCTCAATGTCAGTTAGACTTAACTATGCTTATCATAAATGCAGGTTTGCTCTGTTGCCTTTTCTTTCCAGTTAATATTAGAGGTAAGACTTTTCTGCTCTTGAATTGCTTTTTATTCAGTCATCAAAAGTGAAAATTTGTTTTAGATAACTGTAAAAAGTCATCAAACATGACTAGGAGAGGAGATAATGACTATTTACAAAGTACATTTTtgaaattgaagtgtagttgatttacaatgctgtgtgttTCAGGAGTGCatcaaagtgatatatatatatatatatatgtatgtatgtatgtgaatatatacataattatatattctttttcagaatcttttccattataggttattgcaaaatattgagtacagttccttgtcctatacagtaggtccttgttggttatctattttatacatagtagtgtgtatatgttaatctcaaattcctaacttatccctcccACACTTCCCCTTTGGAAccacatttattttctatgtatgtgagtctatttctgttttgtttataagttcatttgtattttttttttagattctgcatttaAGCAATagcatataatatttgtttttgtctggcttactttcacctggtatgataatctctaggtctgtccatgttgctgcaaatggcattattttttatggctgagtagtattccattgttggagaaggaaatggcaacccactccagtgttcttgcctggagaatcccagggacagcggagcctggagggctgccgtctatgaggtcgcatagagtcggacacaactgaagcgacttagcagcatcagcagcagtattccattgaatatacatatgcataccccacatcttctttatccattcatctgttggtggacatttaggttacttccatgtgttggctactggggtgcatgtatctttttgaattatgattttctccagatatatgcccaggagtagcattgctagatcatatggtagctctatttttagtttttttaaggaacctccatattgctCTCCTTAGTGGCTGTGCCAAATTACATTCTCATTAACAGTGTAGGCAGGTTTGTTATACAGTGCATTTTCATTCATTGTTGCCAGTATAACTAAACTGTAGATGAAgtctttggtttaaaaaatgtttttctactcTCCTGGGTCTTCCTTTCTCCCCAAATTATAAATGAGTGGGGCAACTTTTAGTTTAGAGATAGAATCACAAGTCAGTGTACCCCTTCTGATGAAGTTAAGAAAGACATTTTGAATTAAATGACTCTGTTTCTAAACCTAAATATACTTTGGTGCTTTAATTAGGGTCCAGCAACTTGCATTTCCCCTCCTGTCACGGGAACAAACCCAGGCACCTGAGAGAGCATGATCTTGTTGGCAGTGTATCTATTGTTGAATTCCTGCTCCCTGTGCTATAAGCTGAGTGACTTGAGGCAAGGCATTTCTCTTCGAGCCCCAGTATATTTAATCCATAGAACAGAATTAATAAGGTCGACCTCATTGGATTGTGAGTATTAAATGAGATCACATGGTAAAAGGAAAAGACTTGCTGATATAGACCCCCTTAATTTCTTCTTACAGTGTTCATCTTACTTGTAATGACTTCTTCCATATCAGTTGGTCTGAAAGACCcatgagggaggggacatatttcatttcatttattactGGATCATCAGCATCTAAGACAGAGCCTGGTGTATAGTAGACGCCCAGTGGTTTTTCTCAATGTGCACCTATTACGGCCTAACAATGATTGACGTACACATAGCACCAGTGGGATAGGGCTAAGATTGAAGAGAAGGATCACAATACATATGATTTTTTCAACTGAGCAGAGGAAAGTTGATCCTCAGTGTCTGGAGGGAAAACAAGAACCTATGGATgatattgttgttgctgctgctgctaataaaAATGACAGTAAACAACACTGACGAGCAATTGCTGTGTTAAGTACCTGTGATGGATATTGTCATGCATTTCCCTGATCCTCTCTTAGGAATGAGGGACTTATTTGCCCCAGTAATTGGAGGGCGGGGAGCTGCTGACAGACAGCCCTCTGCTATCAGCTCCCTTTGGAGTACTGACAAGccgtgcgcatgctcagtcactcagtcgtgtctgactctttgcgaccccatggactgtagcccgccaggcccctctgttcatgggattcaggcaagaatactggagtaggttgctatttcctcctccaggaggtcttccggactcagagattgaatccgagcctcctgtggctcctgcattggcatgcagattctttaccacggagccatctgggaagcctatagTTGACAGCTTGTGTAAATTTAGGACGTGtagtgtgatgatttgatatatttagatattgtgaaatgattatcacaataaggtGAGTCAACACATCTGTCACCACCTAGTTATTGTGTGTGTATGATGAAAACACTCAAGATTTATTGTCTTAGATCTGTGTTTGTGCAGCTGAGACTTATGTCtcactttttttcccttgtgaatCCTTACAATAACCCTTTACAAAAATCCCCTTggcaatgttgaattttatccaaGTCCTGTGCTCATGGAAGACAAAGTTAGAAGAACCCATCCATCCTTTTGTGTCATGGAAAATGGCTGAACTTTGACCCACCCTCAGCCAGAGTCAGAATACAACCCCTCCTAGTGACTCCTCTGTAGCATCCACTGACCTCAGGGAAAAACTTACCCTGATCAACTATCCAATTTCACCGTTGCCACCAGTTCATCCCACTTTTCTATGCATGGTTCTTTCTAgcctcattctcttctccattttaaaaaagtcattttctttctgaCCTTTGAGACCCCTGCAGATCTCATGGTGGGGGTTCCTCCCAATTGAAATAGCAGCCTCCCTTCTATTGCCCTAGGTCTTTCCTCCCTCTTGCAAGAATCCTTTCAAATAAAGTCTCTTCTTACTTAAGTCTGAAGATATTTGTTAATTTGCCACCTGTTCCTTAAAAGTATGTGTGGTCCAcaaacaacaaagatttactgtattgcacagggaactatattcaatatcttataataacctataatggaaaagaatctgacatatgtgtatatatatatataaactgaatcactttgctgtatacctgaaactaatacattataaataaaacttcaactaaaattatacttcaattaaaaaagcgTGTGTTCTTCTATACCTTGTAAACTCAAACAATCCAAATAGTACAACATTTTGCTCCAAATCCTTGCATTGTCTGTTATTTTGTTTCCTTGGGATCCCACAGATTTTTGGCCATCAGATTGTTGATTTAAGAACTAGCACATAATCTTTGTTTCCAAGTCTGGTAGACTGGCATATGGTGgacaagaaacagaaattagTTGAACAGACAAGCGGATTCACAAACCTCTAAATTTCCAAATTCAAAAATGTATGGACTAGCAGTgactttaatatttttcagaaCTTACAAATGAACAAAAGCATTTTCTCCTACccaatttgtttttttctgtagcttgacttaaatttgttgagaaagaagaatccCCAGTAGTTGAAAACACCTACTACTAGAGTAACTGGTACCTGATATTTACTGCCTGGGAAAGTGGTGCAGTTGAACTCAGGTCAAATTAAATGAATGAGGAAGGGCATAATGTTTCTTTAGTTGCGACCGGTGGAAAGcaggaagaatattggaatgatgGGTACTTAAGGATGTGGCCTGGAACTGGTTCATCAAGAGTCATCTGGtaggctgttttgtttttgtttttgttttttttaatataataattttagaaataaggTCCTGAGTCTTTGAGGTGGTGCAGAGGAAGGAGTCATTCTGATCTTTATAATCAGAGAGAGAGATCTTGTTATTGAGGAGCCTTTGGACTAATGTGctgaagtctctctctctcacgcacacacaaacacacgcagGTTTAAATGACTACATAAGAAAACTCAGCCTTATGAATAaggatgcatgtgtgtgctaagttgcttcagtcatgttcgactctgtgaccctatggatttcAGCCcgcggggctcctctgtccatcctcttggcaaggatactggaatgggttgctgtaccttcctccagggaatcttcctgacccagggatcaaacacgtgtctcatatgtctcttgcattggcaggtgggttctttaccactaacatgaCTTGGGAAGCCCCGTGAATAATGATACTCAGGAGTTTGAAGTGATTAAACTCAAGTCCAAGAGGGATTTTGGCAGGGTTAGATTTcagtgaggggcttcccaggtggtgcagtggtaaagaatctcccagtcaatgcaggagatgggggttcaacccctgggtttagaagatcccctggagcaggaaatggcaacttgctccagcattctgggctggaaaattccatggacagaggagcctggcaggcctcagtccatggagtttcaaagagttaaacatggcagagtgactgagcacaggttTAAGTGAAAGGAGAATGAAAGTTTGTTTCAGATTTAGATCTAGGCACAGAGAACAAGATTCAGGTAGTCTTTGTCCCAGCCAGATGATATTAGAGACCACAGGGAAGGAGGCATCATATTCAGGAGTAGCTTCAACCTACTAGCTTCAACACATGCGATAAGCATTCTTTTTATCAGGAATGAACCACCATTGAAAATACCATCCTTCAGGATCTAATCACAGACATATTAAAAACATTCAGTCAAGAGCAAGAGATTTGTAGGATTCTACTAAGACCTcctggtggacttccctggtggctcagatggttaaacgtctgtctacaatgtgggagacccgggtttgatccctgggtctgggaagatcccctggagaaggaaatggcaatccactccagtactattgcctggaaaatcccatggacagaggagcctgtaggctatagtccatggggttgcaaagagtcggacacgactgagtgacttgactttcactcaCTAAGACCTCAGCTCCTCTTATTGACCTTTCACTCTGTGCATGAGTTTCATCAAGCCCTGCTTCATGTCTTTGTTTCTCAGGCTATAGATAAATGGGTTTAGCATTGGAGTCAATATGGTGTAGACACTTGTTGCTATTCTATCTTTGACTGTATAGTTAGACAGGGGCTTGAAATAGACATAGCTGATGCTTCCATAAAACAGGGTCACCACTGTGAGATGAGAGCTACAGGTGGAAAATGCTTTGCACTTCCCAGCAGCTGAAGGGATCTTCAGAACAGTAATGAAGATTCTCAAATAAGAGATGATGATGCATGAAAAGGGGGTCATTATGATGGCTAATCCTTCTGTCATGACTGTGATTTCCTTGACAAAATGGGAGGAACAGGACAATTTTAGCACTGGCTGGTCATCACAGAAAAAGTGATGAATGACATTGGAGGCACAGAAGATGAGTTGGTTGGTCAGGAGAATATGCAAGAGAGAGTGGAGGTGTGGAATGCAGAAGGAGAGGACCAGGAGCAAGACACAGCATCTGTGGTTCATGATGGTGATGTAGTGGAGGGGGTTGCAGATGGCAACATAACGGTCAATGGCCATGGCTGCCAGGAGGTAACTGTCTGTATTTCCAAAAGCAATAAAGAAGTACATCTGAGTCAAACACTCACCATAAGAGATTGTCTTTGTCTTTGCTAAGAAGTTTGCTAGCATCTTGGGGATGATGACAGTCACAGAGCAAATGTCAACAAAGGAGAGGACACTCAGGAAAAAGTACATGGGTGTCTGGAGGCGAGTGTCTGAGTGGATGGTCAGGATGATGAGCAGGTTTCCTATCACTGTGATGAGGTAGATGAGGAGAAACATTACAAAGAGTGGCTTCTGATCTTCAGGTCGAGAGGAGAGTCCCAGGAGGATGAATTCTGTGGGCCATGTTATGTTAGTTCTTCCCATAGTCTTGGGTTCACCTAAAGAGAAGTCATCATTATGAAAGATTCTTCCAACATATGATaaattctaagaatttttccatttgttcttaTAAGCAATTAGAACAACTAAGAATATTACCATTACCTGGACTGTAGCTTCTTTCTATTAATGTTGAGAATTCAGAAATCAATACATACTTTAACCTCCTTTCAGTTTTCTATGTAAAGCAAAAGTATTACAGaaatgggaaagagaagagagacagggagagggaaTGAGAGTGGAAACTCTATTTTCTGTTTGAGGATTTTCAGGAGCTTATTCATGGAAGTTTGGTCAGTAGTTTGCTCTCCTGTTTAGTTGCCAGCTAACAGAatgatgattttctttaattcagaTGTTTCTCTCTGCGTCAATTATTCTGGATGCTGAAAATCATCTGAAAAGACATCAAAGTGGGAGATCACCCAGTAATTATTCCATGCTCTTCACTTTTTGGTGAAACCTTATTGGAGTGAAACAATAAGCAGGAAGACATAAAAGATAGGCAGACAGAGATCATAGGataataaaaaacatttctttttaacgATAATATCAATCCCATCCTTGGTGCCCAACCCCTGATCTAAAATGGTATGTGCTTGTTTGTGTTGGTGCAgttcttttccagttttctgtCTTAGTTACAGGCCTCCCAGAAAACCTACAGGAAAGGCACCTGATCTTAGACAGGATTCCAACCCTCATGAATCTGAAAGGTGTCTTTCTTGCCTCCTCTGGGCCCTCCACATGCTAAGGGCACTGTAGACACTCATAGACATCACCCTCTCTCTAGGGAGCATCCTTGGAGACTTTTAAGAAGTCCCTGAAGTTCACATGGAGGAGACACTAGAAAACAAGGTAACAACTATTCAAGTTTTGGAGTTTCTTCCCCATGGAGGCCGGGGAGTGTCAGTGCTTTCATTCTCTCCTGGAAATCATCCTCTTGACTCAGCTCCTTCAGGCCAAAAAGAACACCCTTGCAACGTTGGCAGAGACCACAGTGACTAGCTCTCCCAATCTTCCTGAGTATCATCCTTAGTATCATTCTGTACCGTTCACACCAAAAGACAATATATAAGGTGGGGGGGGCATTTTTTCAGAGTCCACATGACTTTAGACTAAAAAGACTTGAA
Coding sequences:
- the LOC138081650 gene encoding olfactory receptor 1L1; amino-acid sequence: MGRTNITWPTEFILLGLSSRPEDQKPLFVMFLLIYLITVIGNLLIILTIHSDTRLQTPMYFFLSVLSFVDICSVTVIIPKMLANFLAKTKTISYGECLTQMYFFIAFGNTDSYLLAAMAIDRYVAICNPLHYITIMNHRCCVLLLVLSFCIPHLHSLLHILLTNQLIFCASNVIHHFFCDDQPVLKLSCSSHFVKEITVMTEGLAIIMTPFSCIIISYLRIFITVLKIPSAAGKCKAFSTCSSHLTVVTLFYGSISYVYFKPLSNYTVKDRIATSVYTILTPMLNPFIYSLRNKDMKQGLMKLMHRVKGQ